Genomic window (Acinonyx jubatus isolate Ajub_Pintada_27869175 chromosome B1, VMU_Ajub_asm_v1.0, whole genome shotgun sequence):
AGAAGGCAGCCTGAACCACAAGGCTTTCTGGAGTCATTTCATGTAATGTTGGCTTTACTAGAAGAAAGGGGGGAAGTgataaagctgggggaaaaaggaCATCATATTTGCTTTctatcaaaggaaaaataatgatagTGAAAATATCATCAAGAGATAGCTTAAGTCTCTTATGTCAGGAAGTAACTAATCAAAATAAAAGTGGCATAACAATATGAATACcggaaaaaattgatttttagcaAAATCATTATTATAATTGAAGATGACTATTAATGATAAAAAGACTGATTCATCAGGGAGATATAAAAAATTCTGAACTTTATTCACCTATATTCACCTAGTAGTCTAGCCTCAAATTATtccatataaaatataacaaatttatAAGGAGAAATTGATAAGTCTACAATAACATTAGgagatttttttctcagaaattatAGATCTGTCTGATAGAAAttagaagaaatgtaaaagattTGAACAACTTGATTAACACACTTGATCTATTAGGCATGGGTAGAATCCCAAACCAATAataaaagaatagtttttttttattttttaatgttttatttttgagaaagagagagagagagcatgcaagcaggggaggggcagagagagggagacacagaatctgaagcaggctctgagctgtcagtgcagagtccaacatggggcttgaacccacaaactgtgagatcatgacctgagccaaagttgaatgcccaactgactgagccaccaggcaccccaagaatagttTTTACCAGGCCAAATAATTGATATCATACAAATGAGTTTTTCCGACCACAATACAACAAAGTGAGAAACTAATGTGGGGGGAAAGAACATCAAAGTCATGTGTTTAAAAGCTAAAGAGCATGTATCAGTGATTGATAACTAAACAAAGTTAAATagtatccatctatctatcatctatctatgaaTTCTATTTCACTTCAATATTGGTGGGGTgtagtttaaaagaaattaaaagagacaAATATGACTCTGAACAGGAATGATCAGAAATTAAATAGAATagttaacctcttttttttttcaatgttaacttatttatttttgagacacagagagcgagcgagagagagagggagcaaccaaggggcagagggacagaatctcaagcaggctctgcattgtcagtgcaaaacccaacgtggggctccaactcactgtgagatcatgatctgagccaaaatcaagagtcagacgcttaaccaactgagccacccaggtgcccctagaacagTTAACCTCTTCTATTTCTGTGGCTTGGGTATGGGGCAGCTCCTCGGCCCCATTTTTGTGTGGCCCTCTCCCTCTGGCTGTCAGACAGGTAGGAATGCTATAGTGAAATTGAGATGGCATTCTATGGgaaagttttatcattttatcaaaGTCTCTGAAATGCACTATACATCACAGAACATAAATACGTCACCAATGTTCTCCTAAATGAATGTGTACATCGGCAGCcattcagaatgattttttttcctctgctaatACAAGTTTGAAGTGATATCTCTTGCTTCCCAGTGCTAAGTGCTAAGTTATCATCATGCATTGGCAGAAATTCAGAATTCTGGTTGCCAGTGGTTCCAAAAACTACATTCACAAATGAGAGTCTTTCTTCTTATGTAAACCTCCTGCCACTTGGCGtcataaagaaaaattcaaaccAAGTTTCTACTCACCAAGGTTTACAAAAGCTACTTTCTAAGAAAGTAATTCTTCAACTTCATGGATAAGTAGTGCtttagtttatatttgctttaccAAAgctcttgaaaatatatttcttttggcCTGAAAATTGACAAatggattcaacaaatattaaaatacattaaagttGACTTTCTGTGTAATGAAGAAGCCATGTGGGGTTTGGAGGCATAGCAGTAATTGAAGCCGGACAAAGAATGGTGCTCACTGCCATGAGGACCCTAGGACACTCACACAGGAGGAGGGCCACCAAGTCACACAGCCTGAATCTGGGGTGGAGACCACAGATGGGCAACTGCATGCTGAACTGAGCCTTGGGTCTTCTCCTACTTGAGAATTAAATCTCCTACATTATGCTGAAAGGAGAACATAAAAACCATCAAATTTGTAATGTCTGTAACCCTAGTAAAACCACGGGGTGGTGACATTCTGGTTTCTGGCACAGGGTTCTGTTTGTGAGCCCTGGGCTCCCTTGTCTGTATTCCCGCCTTTCAAGTCCACGGAAACATCTGACAAACACCCCTGATCCTGCCTAGATTGCTTCTCTAGAGAAGATGCTAGGTAAACGTCTACCTTGATCATCTTATTAGTAGATGTAAACTGATATAAATTAGGTTTTACCGTAAGTGCTTCCTTATAAATCATAGTTTTTGCTCCTTGTTTCAGGCCATAATTTCCCTTGTCCATATGAATGCACATCATGTcattgtttttctcaaaaatctCCATGGATTCTAATCTCAGAATAAAAGCCagacttaaggggcacctgggtggctcagttagttaagcgtctgacttcggctcgggtcatgatctcagggtttgtgagtctgagccctgggttgggctctgggctgacagtgcagagtctgcttgggattctctctctgtgtctgcctctcccttgctctctgtgtctctcagaaataaacttaaaaaaaaaagccagacttAAAATGATCTCCAAGGCCCTCTCTGAGTCCCTGCCCATCCCATCTCATGGCATTTCCACTTGCTCTTCCCCCAAATGTCTGCACAGTGTCCTCTTTGACTTCCTGTAAGGCCCTGCACATGACCTTGCACCTCGCGAATGCTTCTTACCCTCTACCCTGCATTAGTCTTCTCCTTAGCATCTGATCTATTCTACTACTTGATCTGTCTCTGTAGTAGAATGGAAGCAGGTTCCACGAGGGCTGagtttttgcctattttattcaCTGCTGAATCTTCAGGGCCTAGAGTGGAGCCTGGAAGAGTGCAGACACTCTCTCAGCATTCAActatgaaaagaatgaaaaagaaaggtctGTTTATTTTGATACTTTTTCTTCACCCTCATTTCATCCTCTTTCCATCAGTGAAAACAGGCTCCTTACTTTCCATTTATCCTCGCCCCTCTCTTTCCAGCCCTTAACACAAACCCACACATTTACTAGCAGAAGATAGCACCATCGAGCACCTATTCTGTGCCAGGGACAAGGCTCAATGATTTCTTACATGCTTTTGAGGTAAAACCTACTCATATTTACGTTTTTCACAGTACGAACCTAAAGCGCAAAGAAATGAAGCAAACTGTCCCCAAATCCCACAGCTGACAAATGGTGAAGcctggacttgaactcaggtctgtgaCTCTGGAGCCAGCATGTTTAACCCCCTGTGTGAACCTGTCCTGCAGTAGGGGGCTGTCGGGCCCTCTCTGGCAGTTAGAAGCTCCAGATTTTCCTCACCTCTTTATCCTGGACTCATACTCTATCTTCTGTTTGGTCATCTCCTGTTTCAGGCTGGACACTAAACTGTGCAGGGCACTGTGGTTGCTGGTGTTGTTGCCCACAAACGTCTCACTGTTGTCGCTGCTGCTGGTGGCACGACTGCTTCGACCTCCCACACTCCTCCGGTCACTTTTGTTTTCATAGTCCCCAGGGTGGGAGAGGTCATCCTGTGGGGGCCCATCCAAAACAGGGTCCTCAAAATTACTCCCGTAAAAGTCTTGCTCTGGGCAGGTGGTGGTGGAAGAGCGACAGGAGTTGGAATTCTCCGGGAGGGAGATTTCACAGGAGGAAGTGGACCAGGTGGCGCTGTCGACACTCTGCTTGTCATCAAGGTTCATCATGGAGAACTGCTGATGGACGTTATCGTAGGTAGAGAGTCTGTTGTGCTGGCCTgactcccctgcttgttctttctgCTTGTTATCCCTCAGGGTCACGTAGCCATTGGGCAGCCAGCTCATGCTGCGACCGTTCACGGGGTTCCCAAGCATGTCGGGGTTCAAGATGCCCATTCTCACCGTTCCATTCTGGACACTGTGGGTGCCCATTTTGGTACCAGACCCCTTCAGTGAAGAGGTCCTTCTGGCCTGTAAGCTCCCATTGGGAGTGGTTTGGGTTTTCTCCAGGCCTTCGGCATTACTGCTGCTGAAGGACCCATTGGTGACTATCCCACTGCCCTTATTGAAGGCAGGATTCTTTTTGACCATAAGAGGGGGGCTTCTAGAGACGTCCAGCTTGTGAACGCTGTTCCTTGGGCTGTTGGTTTTACTACCTGGTAGAGCTGTGGGGGATCCATTATCCACACCACTTCTCTGGGGAGACTCGGACTTGTCCCAAGAGCACCGCCTACCAGGACTGTCCTTGGTATTATTGTTCTCCTTATTCTGTAGCTGGCCCATGGTGGCTTTCTTCTGAGTTTCATTGTTGTTATTGCCCGTGCCATCTTGGGGTTTGCTTTGCAGTTCTGCATCTTTGGGGAAGAGGCGATCATGTTTGCTAATCATCATTGACATCAACTGCTGGACCACCACCGTGCCTGGAATTGCATAGAAAACACAGCAGtttattttccaatttgaaaGTGACTCTTAAAGAACCACATTCAGATGAACATTCAACATTTTTAGTAGTAGTGCTGAACATTCAACATTTTTAGTAGTAGTATATGCAATGAACTGTACCTAGCACTTTACTTTCATTAGTTTagtcagattttaaaacaaatcaatgaatagGAAGTTATTATCACTGTATTGtaaatgttaagtaacttgaccaaggtcacaaagctattAAGGAGCAGATTCAGGGATTGAAACCAGAGTTAGCTGGTACCAAAGAACAGGCTTTTAATCATTATGCACAATTTCTTGCAAGTTTGAGATTTAATTATGAGAAATCTTCCTTAGGAGGAGGTCAGCATGATGTCTCATCTGACAACTGCCTGAAACCATCAAGACATTTTAGTAGCATTTCTAAGTGGGACCCTATATGATCTCTGGTGGATACGTGGTCTGTCTTTCTCATGTAGCAAGAtactgaagttctttttttttttcttttcaaatttttatttaaattctattaagtTCACATGCTatatgcaatattggtttcaggagcagaattcaatgattcatcacttacatgcaacatcCAGTGCTCAACATAACAAGCGCCTTCTTAATACCTATgcatctagcccatctcctacccacctccttccatcaactctcaatttgttctctatctttaagagtttcttatgctttgtttctctctctctcttttttctccccccccaagttcatctgttttgtttcttaaattttatgtgtaagtgaaatcatgttatttgtctttctctgactgacttattttgcttagcataatagagtctagcttcatccacataattgcaaatggcaaaatttcattcttattgatGGCCGActattattccattatatatgtgcatgtattattgtatcctttaggtaaatacctaatagtgcaattgctggatggtacggtagttctatttttagcgtcttgaggaacctccatactgttctccagagtgactgcatcagtttgcatttcttcacagtgtaagagggttcccctttctccacatcctcgccaatacctgttttttcttgtgctgttaattttagccattttgacaggtgtgaggtagtatctcattgtggtcttgatttgtatttccctaatgaggaatg
Coding sequences:
- the ARHGAP24 gene encoding rho GTPase-activating protein 24 isoform X2; translated protein: MMPEDRNTGGRPSGALASTPFIPKTTYRRIKRCFSFRKGIFGQKLEDTVRYEKRYGNRLAPMLVEQCVDFIRQRGLKEEGLFRLPGQANLVKELQDAFDCGEKPSFDSNTDVHTVASLLKLYLRELPEPVIPYAKYEDFLSCAKLLSKEEEAGIKELAKQVKSLPVVNYNLLKYICRFLDEVQSYSGVNKMSVQNLATVFGPNILRPKVEDPLTIMEGTVVVQQLMSMMISKHDRLFPKDAELQSKPQDGTGNNNNETQKKATMGQLQNKENNNTKDSPGRRCSWDKSESPQRSGVDNGSPTALPGSKTNSPRNSVHKLDVSRSPPLMVKKNPAFNKGSGIVTNGSFSSSNAEGLEKTQTTPNGSLQARRTSSLKGSGTKMGTHSVQNGTVRMGILNPDMLGNPVNGRSMSWLPNGYVTLRDNKQKEQAGESGQHNRLSTYDNVHQQFSMMNLDDKQSVDSATWSTSSCEISLPENSNSCRSSTTTCPEQDFYGSNFEDPVLDGPPQDDLSHPGDYENKSDRRSVGGRSSRATSSSDNSETFVGNNTSNHSALHSLVSSLKQEMTKQKIEYESRIKSLEQRNLTLETEMMSLHDELDQERKKFTMIEIKMRNAERAKEDAEKRNDMLQKEMEQFFSTFGELTVEPRRTERGNTIWIQ
- the ARHGAP24 gene encoding rho GTPase-activating protein 24 isoform X3 — its product is MTANHESYLLMASTQNDMEDWVKSIRRVIWGPFGGGIFGQKLEDTVRYEKRYGNRLAPMLVEQCVDFIRQRGLKEEGLFRLPGQANLVKELQDAFDCGEKPSFDSNTDVHTVASLLKLYLRELPEPVIPYAKYEDFLSCAKLLSKEEEAGIKELAKQVKSLPVVNYNLLKYICRFLDEVQSYSGVNKMSVQNLATVFGPNILRPKVEDPLTIMEGTVVVQQLMSMMISKHDRLFPKDAELQSKPQDGTGNNNNETQKKATMGQLQNKENNNTKDSPGRRCSWDKSESPQRSGVDNGSPTALPGSKTNSPRNSVHKLDVSRSPPLMVKKNPAFNKGSGIVTNGSFSSSNAEGLEKTQTTPNGSLQARRTSSLKGSGTKMGTHSVQNGTVRMGILNPDMLGNPVNGRSMSWLPNGYVTLRDNKQKEQAGESGQHNRLSTYDNVHQQFSMMNLDDKQSVDSATWSTSSCEISLPENSNSCRSSTTTCPEQDFYGSNFEDPVLDGPPQDDLSHPGDYENKSDRRSVGGRSSRATSSSDNSETFVGNNTSNHSALHSLVSSLKQEMTKQKIEYESRIKSLEQRNLTLETEMMSLHDELDQERKKFTMIEIKMRNAERAKEDAEKRNDMLQKEMEQFFSTFGELTVEPRRTERGNTIWIQ